One genomic window of Xanthobacter dioxanivorans includes the following:
- a CDS encoding branched-chain amino acid ABC transporter permease yields the protein MAFDQILFELVNGVVWGLILSVIALGLCLIYGLMGIINLAHGSLYMVGAMCAAYLINRAGLDFWLVLPLAALCVGLLTLALNTAIFERVLSRDPAIGLLATAGVFLTLDNMVLAIAGGDPQSVLPPVFEVVEFAGVYYPVYRLVAAGLALLVLVAVALFLRFTKYGLWMRAVPQARDLAAVTGVPIRRVNAVTAAIAGLTVGLAGALATPISGAHFQMGLSVIAACFIVVVIGGMGNLVGAVVVAVAFGLIRGLYSTLLSPTWSEVAALSTLLCVVYFKPNGIFGRR from the coding sequence ATGGCTTTTGACCAGATCCTATTCGAGCTCGTGAACGGGGTGGTGTGGGGCTTGATCCTGAGCGTCATCGCGCTCGGCCTCTGCCTCATCTACGGCCTCATGGGCATCATCAACCTCGCCCACGGCTCCCTCTACATGGTGGGCGCCATGTGCGCGGCCTATCTGATCAATCGCGCCGGGCTCGACTTCTGGCTGGTGCTGCCACTCGCCGCCCTGTGCGTCGGGCTGCTCACGCTCGCGCTGAACACCGCCATATTCGAGCGTGTGCTCAGCCGCGACCCGGCCATCGGCCTCCTCGCGACAGCGGGCGTGTTTCTCACCCTGGACAACATGGTGCTCGCCATCGCCGGCGGCGACCCGCAGAGCGTATTGCCGCCGGTCTTCGAAGTGGTTGAGTTCGCCGGCGTGTATTATCCGGTCTACCGCCTCGTGGCGGCGGGATTGGCTCTCCTGGTGCTCGTCGCCGTCGCGCTGTTCCTGCGCTTCACCAAATATGGGCTCTGGATGCGCGCGGTCCCTCAGGCGCGCGACCTTGCCGCAGTCACCGGCGTCCCCATCCGCCGGGTGAACGCCGTCACGGCCGCCATCGCCGGACTGACCGTCGGCCTCGCCGGCGCGCTGGCGACCCCCATCAGCGGCGCGCATTTCCAAATGGGCCTGTCGGTTATCGCCGCCTGCTTCATCGTGGTCGTCATCGGCGGCATGGGCAATCTGGTGGGCGCAGTGGTGGTCGCCGTCGCCTTCGGGCTGATCCGGGGCCTCTACAGCACGCTCCTCAGCCCGACCTGGTCGGAGGTGGCGGCGCTCTCGACGCTGCTGTGCGTCGTCTACTTCAAGCCGAACGGCATTTTTGGGAGGCGGTGA
- a CDS encoding ABC transporter ATP-binding protein, translating into MVALELKHLHAFYGKAHILQGVDLALEPGAVVGVIGRNGAGKTTLLRAVMGLAPRVEGELELFGASLRSLPTDARARAGLALMSQDMRVFPELTVEENCRTAALTVRDPMPLGEVLGMIPELKEHWRRPAGRLSGGQQQLVAIARNLTVRCKVLMLDEPTEGLMPSIVTRIGEIVRALAARSVAVLLVEQNVELTLAVCTRLHILEKGRFVAQGTPKQIVSNGLLERYLGVSGAGAH; encoded by the coding sequence TTGGTCGCGCTTGAGCTCAAGCATCTTCATGCCTTCTACGGCAAGGCCCACATCCTCCAGGGCGTAGACCTCGCGCTGGAGCCCGGCGCCGTGGTGGGAGTGATCGGCCGCAACGGAGCCGGCAAGACGACCCTGCTGCGCGCCGTCATGGGCCTTGCACCGCGGGTCGAGGGCGAACTGGAATTGTTCGGCGCGTCGCTCCGCTCCCTGCCCACCGATGCCCGCGCGCGCGCGGGCCTGGCCCTCATGTCCCAGGACATGAGGGTGTTTCCCGAGCTCACGGTGGAGGAGAACTGCCGCACCGCCGCCTTGACTGTGCGAGACCCCATGCCCCTCGGGGAGGTGCTGGGAATGATCCCGGAACTGAAGGAGCATTGGCGGCGGCCGGCCGGACGCCTCAGCGGCGGGCAGCAGCAACTGGTCGCCATCGCCCGCAATCTCACCGTTCGCTGCAAGGTGCTGATGCTCGACGAGCCCACGGAGGGGCTGATGCCCTCCATCGTCACGCGCATCGGCGAGATCGTGCGCGCGCTCGCCGCGCGTTCGGTGGCGGTCCTTCTGGTGGAACAGAACGTGGAGCTCACCCTCGCCGTCTGCACGCGCCTGCACATCCTGGAGAAGGGGCGGTTCGTGGCGCAGGGCACGCCGAAGCAGATCGTCTCCAACGGTTTGCTGGAGCGCTATCTCGGCGTCAGCGGCGCCGGCGCGCACTGA
- a CDS encoding ABC transporter ATP-binding protein, which yields MAMQDDDPYVARASAPQALLEISGLTKAFGPHSVLKGVDLKIAPNAVHAVIGPNGAGKTTLVNVITGVHPPSGGTIAFAGEDVTDLAVHHRARRGLARTFQITNLFGDLNAQENVEVALAGTRRYRLARLDADVRARAGATTARDLLALVGLATAAQVKAEVLSHGDQRLLEVAVALACQPRLLLLDEPSAGMSPAETKAFIDLVNERLRGKVTIVLIEHDMAVVMGTADRICVLAGGAVLADGTPNEIMQNPFVREAYLGRA from the coding sequence ATGGCGATGCAGGATGACGATCCATATGTGGCGCGCGCCTCGGCGCCTCAGGCGTTGCTGGAGATCAGCGGCCTTACCAAAGCGTTCGGTCCCCACAGCGTGTTGAAGGGGGTCGATCTGAAGATCGCGCCGAACGCCGTGCATGCGGTGATCGGCCCGAACGGCGCCGGCAAAACGACCCTGGTCAACGTGATCACCGGTGTGCATCCCCCCTCCGGGGGGACTATCGCCTTCGCCGGAGAGGATGTGACAGATCTTGCCGTCCACCATCGCGCACGGCGAGGCCTGGCGCGCACGTTCCAGATCACCAACCTGTTCGGTGATCTGAATGCGCAAGAGAATGTGGAGGTGGCGCTGGCTGGCACGCGCCGGTATCGCCTCGCGCGGCTCGATGCCGATGTGCGGGCACGGGCGGGCGCCACCACGGCGCGGGACCTGCTCGCCCTGGTGGGCCTCGCGACAGCGGCGCAGGTGAAGGCGGAGGTGCTCTCCCATGGCGACCAGCGGCTTTTAGAGGTGGCCGTGGCGCTGGCCTGCCAACCCAGGCTGCTGCTGCTCGACGAACCCAGTGCCGGCATGAGTCCCGCCGAGACCAAGGCCTTCATCGACCTCGTCAATGAGCGTCTGCGCGGCAAGGTCACAATTGTCCTCATCGAGCACGACATGGCGGTGGTGATGGGCACCGCGGACCGCATCTGCGTGCTCGCAGGTGGCGCCGTGCTCGCCGATGGCACGCCGAACGAGATCATGCAGAACCCGTTCGTGAGGGAGGCCTATCTTGGTCGCGCTTGA